In Chloroflexota bacterium, a genomic segment contains:
- a CDS encoding hydrogenase iron-sulfur subunit → MSGIDFLPEIIAFCCRHCAYAAADLAGSLRMQYPPSIKIVEVPCTGRLEVVEVLHAFERGVDGVMVAGULPGDCHYLEGNLNARRRVAYIQDLLTQIGLESDRIEMFHLSSAMGPQFAQYAAEMTERVQKLGPSPLREGQPSAATGRRKEGNVDD, encoded by the coding sequence ATGTCCGGGATCGATTTCTTACCCGAGATCATCGCCTTTTGCTGCCGTCATTGCGCCTATGCCGCGGCGGATCTGGCCGGCTCGTTGCGGATGCAGTACCCTCCCAGCATCAAGATCGTGGAGGTGCCGTGCACGGGGCGGCTGGAGGTCGTCGAGGTGCTCCACGCCTTTGAGCGCGGCGTTGACGGCGTGATGGTGGCCGGTTGACTGCCCGGCGATTGCCATTACCTGGAAGGTAATCTAAACGCCAGAAGGCGAGTTGCATATATCCAGGATCTGCTGACGCAGATCGGCCTGGAGAGCGATCGGATCGAGATGTTCCACCTCTCCTCGGCGATGGGGCCGCAGTTCGCCCAGTACGCTGCGGAGATGACCGAGCGCGTGCAGAAGCTGGGGCCGTCCCCGCTGCGGGAGGGGCAGCCGTCGGCCGCGACCGGTCGCCGGAAAGAAGGAAACGTTGATGATTAG
- a CDS encoding FAD-dependent oxidoreductase yields the protein MTDNGRSGNGNVVGAVMVVGGGIAGMQASLDLADAGYKVYLVEAKSAIGGHMAQLDKTFPTNDCAMCTISPKLVEVGRHRNIELLTNAEILDLKGRAGDFTVTVRRNPRYIDPEKCTACGDCASVCPVVIPDLFNEGLSQRRAAYKLYPQAIPNAYAIEKRGIAPCRDACPAHQRAQGYIALIREGRYEDALRVIKEDNPFPGICGRICNHRCEDACNRGKVDDPVNIHALKRFVTDWVYSRPRVPPEPAERKYKERVAVIGAGPCGLTAAQDLCKMGYSVTVFEALPMAGGMLRVGVPEFRLPSWIVDREVQDIVDLGVELRLNTRVDNLDDIFAEGFDAVLIAVGAHEGRKLPIEGVDLEGVLVNTVFLRDVRLGNPPDFSGKRVMVLGGGNVAIDVARTAVRLGAAEVHMACLEEREKMPAHPWEIEEAEAEGVIIHPGRSFKRILDDGHGRVAGLECLKVTYMEFDEEGRLILETEPGSEHVIPCDIVIFSIGQRAGLAFIPESSGVGITPRSTIAVNPNTLAATRPGVFAAGDATTGTAFVIEAVASGHRAAESIHRYLRGEELEPAPKPELPVVHLTQAEIQDRMQRGEVKITPRVPMPMVPVEERLRGFTEVEKGYTEEQAQEEAARCLACGICSECLSCWYECKAGAIHHDEPPRTEQIRVGGIVLAPGYEVYHAEMSEEYGWGRYPNVVTALQFERLLSASGPTEGHVVRPSDGRPARKIAFLQCIGSRDQSHDYCSAVCCMYAAKEAIMAREHDAEAEITVFFMDIRAFSKGYESYYRRAQEQYGVRYVRCRVSSVKEDPHTHDLIVRYVRGDGRNGGGEGGIVEEPFDLVVLSVGMEISPQVRDLARRLGIELDPYGFCHTVQFQPLQTSKPGIYAVGPFREPKDIPETVVEASGAAALAGGLLASARATLITPPEYPPERDVSGEEPRIGVFVCHCGSNIGGFLDVPAVAEYARTLPYVVHAEHNLYTCSQDSIRRITEKTKELGLNRVVVASCTPLTHEPLFQDSIRQAGLNPYLFEMANIRNHCSWVHSHDREAATEKAKELVRMAVARAARLEPLHPIDVPVTKRALVIGGGVAGMHAALALAEQQIEVDLIEREAELGGNLRHVRFLVEARAPEGDGNGSVSLRWRDAQTYLRDLIEQVRANPLITVHLNAELLDTRGYRGNFTSTVRTSEGELSVRHGATIIAIGAQEYRGTDYGYGSDPHILTQQEFEALLATWSAGLQGDEAPRSSAADLQSPLQSVVMIQCVGPAERYCSRTCCTIALKNALKLKELNPAARITVLYRDIRTYGFKERLYTEARRRGVLFVRYDADRKPEVHLPEREGGRPEVRVWEPVLEREMTLHPDLLVLSMPMVPVEGAEELANRLKVGVDLDGWLMEAHVKLRPVDFPTDGLYMAGAAHYPKLLDEAIAQAQAAAARAATILTRDALQVGGIVAQVRSEECVGCLTCVRICPFDVPQVREDLVGAGGIQGAAYIEPAQCQGCGICAAECPAKAIQLMHYRDVQIEAKLDALFGGPPAGLPRVAEMA from the coding sequence ATGACTGACAACGGTCGTTCGGGCAATGGAAACGTGGTCGGCGCGGTCATGGTCGTGGGCGGCGGCATCGCCGGGATGCAGGCGTCCCTGGACCTGGCCGATGCGGGCTATAAGGTGTACCTGGTGGAGGCCAAAAGCGCCATCGGCGGACATATGGCGCAGCTCGACAAAACCTTTCCCACCAACGACTGCGCGATGTGTACCATCTCCCCCAAGCTCGTGGAGGTCGGGCGCCATCGGAATATCGAGCTGCTGACCAACGCGGAGATCCTGGATCTGAAGGGAAGGGCTGGCGACTTCACGGTGACGGTGCGGCGCAACCCCCGTTACATCGATCCGGAGAAGTGCACCGCCTGTGGGGATTGCGCCAGCGTGTGTCCGGTGGTCATCCCGGATCTCTTCAACGAGGGGCTCTCGCAGCGTCGGGCCGCCTACAAGCTGTATCCGCAGGCGATCCCCAACGCCTACGCCATCGAGAAGCGGGGCATCGCGCCCTGCCGCGATGCCTGTCCCGCCCATCAGCGGGCCCAGGGGTACATCGCCCTGATCCGGGAGGGGCGCTATGAGGACGCCCTGCGGGTGATTAAGGAGGACAATCCGTTCCCCGGCATCTGCGGGCGTATCTGCAATCATCGCTGCGAGGATGCCTGCAATCGGGGTAAGGTGGATGATCCCGTCAACATCCACGCCCTCAAGCGGTTTGTGACGGACTGGGTGTACAGCCGCCCCCGGGTTCCGCCGGAGCCGGCCGAGCGGAAGTACAAGGAGCGCGTGGCGGTGATCGGGGCGGGGCCCTGTGGCCTGACAGCGGCCCAGGATCTGTGCAAGATGGGCTACAGCGTGACGGTGTTTGAGGCGCTGCCCATGGCCGGCGGGATGCTGCGGGTGGGCGTGCCGGAGTTCCGTCTGCCCAGCTGGATCGTGGACCGGGAGGTCCAGGACATCGTGGACTTGGGCGTGGAGCTGCGTCTGAACACCCGGGTGGACAACCTGGACGACATCTTCGCCGAAGGGTTCGATGCGGTGCTCATCGCCGTGGGCGCCCACGAGGGGCGGAAGCTGCCGATCGAGGGTGTGGATCTGGAGGGGGTGCTGGTCAACACGGTCTTCCTGCGGGACGTGCGGCTGGGCAACCCTCCCGACTTCTCCGGAAAGCGCGTGATGGTGCTGGGCGGGGGGAATGTGGCCATCGACGTGGCGCGCACGGCCGTCCGGCTGGGAGCGGCTGAGGTGCACATGGCGTGCCTGGAGGAGCGGGAGAAGATGCCCGCCCACCCGTGGGAGATCGAGGAGGCCGAGGCCGAGGGCGTGATCATCCACCCGGGCCGCTCCTTCAAACGCATCTTGGATGATGGGCATGGGCGGGTCGCCGGGCTGGAGTGCCTGAAGGTCACGTATATGGAGTTCGACGAGGAGGGGCGGCTGATCCTGGAGACGGAGCCGGGGTCGGAGCACGTGATCCCCTGCGACATCGTCATCTTCTCCATTGGGCAGCGGGCCGGCCTGGCCTTCATCCCGGAGAGCAGCGGGGTGGGCATCACGCCGCGCTCCACCATCGCGGTCAATCCCAACACGCTGGCGGCGACGCGGCCGGGCGTCTTCGCCGCCGGTGACGCGACGACGGGAACCGCCTTCGTGATCGAGGCCGTCGCCAGCGGCCACCGGGCGGCGGAATCCATCCACCGCTACCTGCGGGGCGAGGAGCTGGAGCCGGCGCCTAAGCCGGAGCTCCCCGTCGTCCATCTGACCCAGGCCGAGATCCAGGACCGCATGCAGCGGGGTGAGGTCAAGATCACACCCCGGGTGCCGATGCCCATGGTGCCCGTTGAGGAGCGGCTTCGGGGCTTCACCGAGGTGGAGAAGGGGTACACGGAGGAGCAGGCGCAGGAGGAAGCCGCCCGGTGTCTGGCCTGTGGCATCTGTTCCGAGTGTTTGAGCTGCTGGTATGAGTGTAAGGCGGGGGCTATTCATCACGATGAGCCGCCTCGCACCGAGCAGATCCGGGTGGGGGGCATCGTGTTGGCGCCCGGATATGAGGTGTACCACGCCGAGATGTCCGAGGAGTACGGGTGGGGACGCTATCCCAACGTGGTCACCGCGCTCCAGTTCGAGCGGCTGCTGAGCGCCTCCGGTCCCACGGAGGGACACGTGGTGCGCCCCTCCGATGGGAGGCCGGCTCGCAAGATCGCCTTCCTGCAGTGCATTGGCTCCCGCGATCAGTCTCATGACTACTGTTCCGCCGTCTGCTGCATGTACGCGGCCAAAGAGGCGATCATGGCCCGTGAACATGACGCGGAGGCGGAGATCACCGTCTTCTTCATGGACATCCGGGCGTTCAGCAAGGGGTATGAGAGCTACTATCGACGGGCTCAGGAGCAATATGGCGTCCGGTATGTCCGCTGTCGGGTCTCCTCGGTGAAGGAGGATCCCCATACGCACGATCTGATCGTGCGCTATGTACGTGGCGATGGCCGGAACGGCGGAGGCGAGGGAGGGATCGTCGAGGAGCCCTTCGATCTGGTGGTGCTCTCCGTGGGAATGGAGATCTCGCCGCAGGTGCGGGATCTGGCCCGTCGGCTGGGGATCGAACTGGACCCATATGGATTCTGTCACACAGTCCAGTTCCAGCCCCTGCAGACCAGCAAGCCGGGCATCTATGCGGTGGGGCCGTTCCGGGAGCCTAAGGATATCCCGGAGACGGTGGTGGAGGCCAGTGGTGCGGCCGCGCTGGCCGGCGGTCTGCTGGCCTCGGCCCGGGCGACGTTGATCACGCCGCCGGAGTATCCGCCGGAACGGGATGTGAGCGGCGAGGAGCCGCGCATCGGCGTCTTCGTCTGTCATTGCGGATCGAACATCGGCGGCTTCCTGGACGTGCCGGCCGTGGCCGAATACGCCAGGACGCTCCCCTATGTGGTGCATGCGGAGCACAACCTGTACACGTGCTCGCAGGATTCCATCCGCCGCATCACCGAGAAGACGAAGGAGCTGGGGCTGAACCGCGTGGTCGTCGCCTCCTGTACGCCGCTGACGCACGAGCCGCTGTTCCAGGACAGCATCCGGCAGGCAGGGCTCAATCCCTATCTCTTTGAGATGGCCAATATCCGGAATCACTGCTCGTGGGTGCATTCCCACGACCGGGAGGCGGCGACGGAGAAGGCCAAGGAGCTGGTGCGCATGGCGGTCGCCCGGGCGGCCAGGCTGGAGCCGTTGCATCCCATCGATGTGCCGGTGACGAAGCGGGCGCTGGTCATCGGCGGCGGGGTGGCCGGGATGCACGCCGCGCTGGCGTTGGCGGAGCAGCAGATCGAGGTCGACCTGATCGAGCGAGAGGCCGAGCTGGGCGGGAACCTGCGGCATGTTCGGTTCCTGGTGGAGGCCAGGGCGCCGGAGGGGGACGGGAATGGGAGCGTCTCGCTCCGATGGCGTGATGCGCAGACCTATCTCCGGGACCTGATCGAGCAGGTGCGTGCGAACCCGCTCATCACCGTCCATTTGAACGCGGAGCTGTTGGATACCCGAGGGTATCGGGGGAACTTCACCTCGACCGTGCGCACCTCCGAGGGGGAGCTCTCCGTCCGACACGGGGCCACGATCATCGCCATCGGCGCGCAGGAGTATCGGGGGACGGATTACGGCTATGGGAGCGATCCGCACATCCTCACCCAGCAGGAGTTTGAGGCGTTGTTGGCGACGTGGTCGGCGGGGCTCCAGGGTGATGAGGCGCCGCGCTCGTCGGCCGCTGATCTCCAGTCCCCGCTCCAAAGCGTGGTGATGATTCAGTGTGTGGGGCCGGCGGAGCGTTATTGCAGCCGGACCTGCTGCACGATCGCCCTGAAGAACGCCCTGAAGCTGAAGGAGCTCAATCCCGCCGCCCGGATCACCGTCCTGTACCGGGATATCCGCACGTATGGCTTCAAGGAGCGGCTGTATACGGAGGCGCGCCGGAGGGGCGTCCTCTTCGTCCGGTACGATGCCGACCGCAAGCCGGAGGTGCATCTGCCGGAGCGGGAGGGCGGTCGGCCGGAGGTGCGGGTCTGGGAGCCCGTGTTGGAGCGGGAGATGACGTTGCATCCCGATCTGTTGGTTCTCAGCATGCCCATGGTGCCGGTGGAAGGGGCCGAGGAGCTGGCCAACCGGCTCAAAGTTGGGGTGGACCTGGACGGCTGGTTGATGGAGGCGCACGTCAAGTTGCGGCCTGTGGACTTCCCCACGGATGGGTTGTACATGGCCGGCGCGGCCCACTACCCCAAACTGCTGGACGAGGCGATCGCTCAGGCGCAGGCGGCCGCGGCCCGGGCCGCGACCATCCTGACCCGAGATGCATTGCAGGTGGGGGGCATTGTGGCGCAGGTCCGCTCGGAGGAATGCGTGGGGTGCCTGACCTGCGTGCGCATCTGTCCCTTCGATGTCCCGCAGGTCCGGGAGGACCTTGTGGGGGCCGGCGGGATTCAAGGGGCGGCCTACATCGAGCCCGCTCAATGCCAGGGGTGCGGCATTTGCGCCGCCGAGTGCCCGGCGAAGGCGATCCAGCTCATGCATTATCGGGACGTCCAGATCGAGGCGAAGCTCGACGCCCTGTTCGGAGGCCCGCCCGCCGGGTTGCCCCGTGTTGCTGAGATGGCGTGA
- a CDS encoding hydrogenase iron-sulfur subunit: MEETVADNGRNGTFEPEITVFTCIYCGYMSADTAGALRLQYPANIKLVRLPCTGKTDVGYILRAFEEGADGVYIVGCPIGNCHHVRGNERGKARVERAKKLLDEIGLGGERLEMFFVSGGMGATFARYAEEMTERIRALGPNPLKGAQGGAARRVPEVEAK; this comes from the coding sequence TTGGAGGAAACCGTGGCCGACAATGGGCGGAATGGAACATTTGAACCCGAGATCACCGTCTTTACATGCATTTATTGCGGGTATATGAGTGCGGATACCGCTGGGGCGCTGCGCCTGCAGTATCCGGCGAACATCAAGCTGGTCCGCTTGCCGTGCACGGGCAAGACGGATGTGGGGTATATCCTGCGGGCGTTTGAGGAGGGGGCCGATGGGGTGTATATCGTCGGGTGCCCCATCGGCAATTGTCACCATGTGCGCGGCAACGAGCGCGGAAAGGCGCGAGTGGAGCGGGCCAAGAAGCTGTTGGACGAGATCGGCCTGGGCGGTGAGCGTCTGGAGATGTTCTTCGTCTCCGGGGGCATGGGGGCCACCTTCGCCCGCTATGCGGAGGAGATGACGGAGCGTATCCGGGCGTTGGGGCCGAACCCGCTGAAGGGGGCACAGGGAGGCGCCGCCCGCCGGGTGCCGGAGGTGGAGGCGAAGTAA
- a CDS encoding CBS domain-containing protein encodes MLVKDRMKPQPLVVVAPDTVLTEAQQLMQDHGLRHLPVVTGQDHLVGLITRQSILQAIPWSAVSLSALETRYILSKIRVDKVMLRDVVTVTEDVPVEEAARIMVDHGTGCLPVVRGDTLVGLITDVDLLSTMMEMLGAREPGLRLSVIVPNRVGEMAKLSAAIAEIGGNLTAFGSWAVERSPERLGIVLRVDRVSKEQLLATVQKLPEVEILDVREM; translated from the coding sequence GTGCTCGTCAAGGATCGTATGAAGCCTCAGCCCTTGGTCGTTGTCGCACCGGACACCGTTCTCACGGAGGCGCAGCAGCTCATGCAGGATCATGGCCTCCGGCACCTGCCTGTGGTGACCGGTCAGGATCATCTGGTGGGGTTGATCACCCGCCAGTCGATCCTCCAGGCCATTCCCTGGTCGGCCGTGTCCCTGAGCGCCCTGGAGACCCGGTACATCCTCTCCAAGATCCGGGTGGATAAGGTGATGCTGCGCGATGTGGTCACCGTTACGGAGGATGTGCCGGTGGAGGAGGCCGCCCGGATCATGGTGGACCATGGGACCGGATGTCTGCCCGTGGTGCGCGGCGATACGCTGGTGGGGCTGATCACCGACGTGGATTTGCTCTCCACGATGATGGAGATGCTGGGGGCCCGCGAGCCCGGGCTTCGCCTCTCCGTGATCGTTCCCAACCGGGTAGGGGAGATGGCCAAGCTGTCCGCGGCCATCGCCGAGATCGGCGGGAATCTAACCGCTTTCGGCTCCTGGGCGGTGGAACGATCTCCGGAGCGGTTGGGGATCGTCTTGCGGGTGGATCGGGTCTCCAAAGAGCAGTTGCTGGCCACGGTTCAGAAGCTGCCGGAGGTGGAGATCCTGGATGTACGTGAGATGTGA
- a CDS encoding methylenetetrahydrofolate reductase: protein MAEVSTNGYKSGSNLERLIRAGHFVVTAELGPPKGWQREVIERKAELLQGVVDAVNITDNQTAIVRMSSISAGCILVQLGLEPIIQMTCRDRNRLGIQSDLLGAAALGIRNVLCLTGDHQSFGNHPTAKNVFDIDSIQLIQMVAQMREAGCFQCGDKIVGGPPPFFIGAAANPFGDPFDFRPYRLAKKVAAGADFIQTQLVYDIPRFKEYMKRVVDMGLHEKVAILVGVGPLKSSGMARYMRDQVPGMIVDDEYVKRMQAAVAGIPKEDKAARREAWRAEGIKICIEQIQQLREIEGVAGVHIMAIEWEAAVKPIVEGAGLLPRPTVNGSDA, encoded by the coding sequence ATGGCCGAGGTTTCGACCAATGGGTATAAGTCGGGAAGCAATCTGGAGCGGTTGATCCGGGCGGGGCATTTCGTGGTGACCGCGGAGCTGGGCCCGCCGAAGGGCTGGCAGCGGGAGGTCATCGAGCGGAAGGCGGAGCTGCTTCAGGGCGTCGTGGACGCGGTCAACATCACGGATAACCAGACGGCCATCGTGCGGATGTCCAGCATCTCGGCCGGGTGCATCCTGGTGCAGCTGGGGCTGGAGCCGATCATCCAGATGACCTGCCGCGATCGCAACCGCCTGGGGATCCAGAGCGACCTGTTGGGCGCCGCCGCGTTGGGCATCCGCAACGTGCTCTGCCTCACAGGGGACCATCAGAGCTTCGGCAACCACCCCACCGCCAAGAACGTGTTCGACATCGACAGCATCCAGTTGATCCAGATGGTCGCGCAGATGCGTGAGGCGGGGTGCTTCCAGTGCGGGGACAAGATCGTGGGAGGGCCTCCGCCCTTCTTCATCGGCGCGGCGGCCAACCCCTTTGGCGACCCCTTCGACTTCCGGCCGTATCGGCTGGCGAAGAAGGTGGCGGCCGGGGCCGACTTCATCCAGACCCAGCTCGTGTACGATATCCCGCGCTTCAAGGAGTACATGAAGCGCGTGGTCGACATGGGCTTACACGAGAAGGTGGCCATCCTGGTCGGCGTGGGGCCGCTGAAGAGCAGCGGCATGGCCCGGTATATGCGGGATCAGGTGCCGGGGATGATCGTCGACGACGAGTACGTGAAGCGGATGCAGGCGGCCGTGGCGGGCATCCCCAAGGAGGACAAGGCCGCGCGGCGAGAGGCATGGCGCGCGGAGGGGATCAAGATCTGCATTGAGCAGATACAGCAGTTGCGGGAGATCGAGGGTGTAGCTGGCGTGCATATTATGGCGATCGAGTGGGAGGCGGCGGTGAAGCCCATCGTGGAGGGCGCGGGATTGTTGCCCCGGCCGACCGTCAACGGCAGTGATGCCTGA
- a CDS encoding CoB--CoM heterodisulfide reductase iron-sulfur subunit A family protein → MADIIYDDPEGNHIGVMVVGGGVGGMRAAIDLAEAGLRVVLVESLPSLGGRVAQLGFMFPTHDCVLCRGTSDHGYGCTRPAISPVFLDNNLHPNIEVLTNAQIVSAEGQAGNFTVRVRQHPRYVDVDRCTNCGLCTVACPVELPSGFQMGLSQRKAIYKPAPRAIPDAYVVDKGPYCEDCGLCVDVCPTEAIDLHQEPVERVIHVGAVILAIGYSLTDLSQYEEYGWGRYANVVHSMQYERLASRSGPTEGIVVRPSDGQMPRRIAWLQCVGSRDQRYPYCSSICCMYATKEAILARQRLPDVECSIFMMDERAFNKEFNAYYERSKQEFGVRYVRCRISSVKEDPKTRDLLLRYVRPDGQVVEERFDMVVLSVGTQPPALSRATAEALGIDLNPYGFCETDKFTPLQTSQPGVYVCGTFQSPKEIAETIIDAAGAAGDVMRLMRAALGQAESSREYPFISDNGFGEERDVSGEPPRVGVFVCDCHPSIDSVVDTEALARYAASLPDVVHVARVGYGCFESGQAQIQRAIEQHGLNRVVVAGCSHRTHESLFQRVVREVGLNPYLLEMVNIREHCAWVHSAYPREATRKAMELVRGGVGRVRVTSPVHRAALNPARRALVIGGGVAGMTAALSIADSGYDVVLVERAAELGGNLRHVYYVAEGQNPQRLLRDLVNRVRGHERVTVFTRSQVVEHSGSVGRFRAVIRTEPVNGGPPTESEVEHSVTIVATGGETWRGDVYLLGRNERVITETELEDRIAHRPEDITGLDHVVMIQCVRSPEMPDYCSRICCMNSIKNAIRIKLLNPNCRVTILYKDIITYGFREAYYTEARRRGVVFIRYDDESVPTVEEVDGRLRVHVREPVLGETLTFEPDFLVLNTAIAPSPGTAELARVLDVPLSREGFFMEAHLKMRPMDFMEEGIFVAGMAHYPKFLEEVIAHAQAAAGRAITILAKQPLYIGGNVAVVDQSKCVGCLTCVRTCPFGIPKIQPDRPGVGGIIGAAYIDPALCHGCGTCTGECPAKAIQLVAYTDDQILAQGVGAWAVVENERVGIGGGSVS, encoded by the coding sequence ATGGCAGACATCATCTATGACGATCCGGAGGGGAATCACATTGGCGTGATGGTCGTCGGCGGGGGGGTGGGCGGCATGCGGGCCGCGATCGATCTGGCGGAGGCGGGCCTGCGCGTCGTCCTGGTGGAGTCCCTGCCGAGCCTGGGTGGACGCGTGGCGCAGCTGGGCTTCATGTTTCCCACCCACGATTGCGTCCTCTGTCGGGGGACATCCGATCATGGCTATGGGTGCACACGCCCGGCGATCTCGCCCGTCTTTCTGGACAACAATCTGCACCCCAATATCGAGGTGCTGACGAACGCTCAGATCGTCTCCGCCGAGGGCCAGGCGGGAAACTTCACCGTTCGCGTGCGTCAGCATCCCCGCTACGTGGATGTAGACCGCTGCACCAACTGCGGTTTGTGTACGGTGGCCTGCCCCGTGGAGCTGCCCAGCGGCTTTCAGATGGGGCTTTCGCAGCGGAAGGCCATCTATAAGCCGGCCCCTCGCGCTATCCCTGACGCCTACGTGGTTGACAAGGGGCCTTATTGCGAGGATTGCGGGCTGTGCGTTGACGTGTGTCCCACGGAAGCCATCGATCTTCATCAGGAGCCTGTGGAGCGGGTGATCCACGTGGGCGCCGTGATCCTGGCCATCGGCTATAGCCTGACCGATCTCAGCCAGTACGAGGAGTATGGCTGGGGGCGCTACGCCAACGTGGTGCACAGTATGCAGTATGAGCGGCTGGCCAGCCGCTCGGGCCCCACGGAGGGGATCGTCGTCCGGCCCTCCGATGGCCAGATGCCCCGGCGGATCGCCTGGCTGCAGTGCGTGGGCTCGCGGGATCAGCGGTATCCGTATTGCTCGTCCATCTGTTGCATGTACGCGACGAAGGAGGCCATCCTGGCGCGGCAGCGCCTGCCGGATGTGGAGTGCTCCATTTTCATGATGGACGAGCGGGCCTTCAACAAGGAGTTCAACGCCTATTACGAGCGGTCGAAGCAGGAGTTCGGCGTTCGCTACGTGCGTTGCCGCATCTCCTCGGTTAAGGAGGATCCGAAGACGCGAGATCTCCTCCTGCGTTACGTCCGGCCGGACGGTCAGGTGGTGGAGGAGCGCTTTGACATGGTCGTGCTCTCCGTGGGCACGCAGCCGCCCGCCCTGTCCAGGGCCACCGCGGAGGCGTTGGGTATCGATTTGAACCCGTATGGATTCTGCGAGACGGATAAATTCACGCCGTTGCAGACCAGCCAGCCGGGCGTGTACGTGTGCGGCACCTTCCAGTCGCCCAAGGAGATCGCCGAGACGATCATCGACGCGGCGGGGGCGGCCGGCGATGTGATGCGGCTCATGCGGGCCGCTCTGGGCCAGGCGGAGTCCAGCCGGGAGTACCCGTTCATCTCCGACAACGGGTTCGGCGAGGAGCGGGATGTCTCCGGAGAGCCGCCTCGGGTCGGCGTGTTCGTCTGTGACTGTCATCCCAGCATCGATAGCGTGGTGGACACGGAGGCGCTGGCCCGGTACGCCGCGAGCCTGCCCGACGTCGTTCATGTCGCCCGGGTCGGCTATGGGTGCTTCGAGTCGGGGCAGGCTCAGATCCAGCGAGCGATCGAGCAGCATGGGCTGAATCGAGTGGTGGTGGCCGGATGCAGCCATCGGACCCACGAGTCGCTCTTCCAGCGGGTGGTGCGGGAGGTGGGGCTGAATCCGTACCTCCTGGAGATGGTGAACATCCGGGAGCATTGCGCCTGGGTCCACAGCGCTTACCCCCGGGAAGCCACGCGCAAGGCCATGGAATTGGTGCGTGGCGGGGTGGGGCGTGTGCGGGTTACCTCCCCGGTGCATCGGGCGGCGTTGAATCCCGCTCGCCGGGCGCTGGTCATCGGTGGCGGGGTGGCGGGGATGACGGCCGCGCTCTCCATCGCCGACAGCGGCTATGACGTCGTGTTGGTGGAGCGCGCCGCCGAGCTGGGGGGCAACCTGCGCCATGTCTACTATGTGGCCGAGGGGCAGAATCCCCAGCGGTTGCTGCGCGATCTGGTCAATCGGGTGCGCGGCCACGAGCGGGTGACGGTGTTCACCCGCAGCCAGGTGGTGGAGCACTCCGGCTCGGTGGGGCGGTTCCGGGCCGTCATCCGGACCGAGCCGGTGAACGGCGGGCCGCCGACGGAGTCGGAGGTGGAGCATAGCGTCACCATCGTGGCCACCGGCGGTGAGACGTGGCGGGGGGACGTCTATCTGCTGGGCCGAAACGAGCGCGTCATCACGGAGACCGAGCTGGAGGATCGCATCGCCCATCGGCCGGAGGATATCACCGGTCTGGATCACGTGGTGATGATCCAGTGCGTGCGCTCGCCGGAGATGCCCGACTATTGCAGCCGGATCTGTTGCATGAACTCGATCAAGAACGCCATCCGGATCAAGCTGCTCAATCCCAACTGTCGGGTGACCATCCTCTATAAGGATATCATCACCTATGGCTTCCGCGAGGCGTATTACACCGAGGCCCGGCGGCGCGGCGTGGTCTTCATCCGCTATGACGATGAGTCGGTGCCGACGGTGGAGGAGGTGGACGGACGGCTGCGGGTCCACGTGCGGGAGCCGGTGTTGGGCGAGACGCTGACCTTCGAGCCGGATTTCCTGGTGCTGAACACGGCCATCGCCCCCTCTCCGGGGACGGCGGAGCTGGCGCGAGTGTTGGACGTGCCCCTCTCTCGGGAAGGGTTCTTCATGGAGGCGCACCTGAAGATGCGTCCCATGGACTTCATGGAGGAGGGGATCTTCGTGGCCGGGATGGCGCACTATCCCAAGTTCCTCGAGGAGGTGATCGCGCACGCGCAGGCCGCGGCGGGGCGGGCCATCACGATCCTGGCGAAGCAGCCTCTGTATATCGGCGGGAACGTCGCCGTCGTGGATCAGAGCAAGTGCGTGGGATGCCTGACCTGTGTGCGCACCTGCCCCTTTGGGATCCCGAAGATCCAGCCCGATCGCCCGGGGGTGGGGGGGATCATCGGCGCCGCATATATTGACCCGGCGCTGTGTCATGGATGTGGTACGTGCACCGGCGAATGCCCGGCCAAGGCGATCCAGCTGGTCGCGTACACGGATGATCAGATCCTCGCCCAGGGCGTAGGAGCGTGGGCGGTGGTAGAGAACGAGAGAGTGGGAATTGGGGGCGGCAGCGTCTCTTGA